A window of Equus przewalskii isolate Varuska chromosome 6, EquPr2, whole genome shotgun sequence genomic DNA:
ATATCCAGCAGGCAGCACCAGGAGGATGAGCATTTGCAACAAAAGGCCTAACTTGAACAAAACACTTTGGGGTCATGATGCCTAGGACTGAAGACATGTTCAAGGGCAGCCCTGGGAATCTGTCCATTGAAAGACCCATGTCCCTGGGAGGCCTGTCCACACTTGCTTTTTGGCCTTGGAGAGCCTGCCCACTGCTCAGATCCAGTGAGTTGGCACTTCCAGAGGACCTGGTTGTAGCCCTGAATGGCCAAAAGCAGATCTGACTCCATTCCCTGTGCTTGCTTTTCCCCTGGGTGAGAACCAGGACCTAGAGAGACACTGCACAGTCCTTAGTCCTCACCCCAACTCTTACCCCTGGATGCCCAGATTGTTCCAAGTTTGAGGTATCCCAGTCTCGGAGATCTTGGGGTGCTGCTTTGGAGGGGCTTGCTTTGTTACGAGTGGCCTTCAGAAATTAATCACGTGGAGTATTAAAGTAGGGCAGAGCCCTTGGTCGCCAAGTTCTGGCATCCTCATTGTGCAGACAGAACTCGGCCAGAGTCCCAGCAAGGCACTGACCGAGCCAGGCCTGGAGCCCTGCATATCAGATTCCTTGACTCTGCTCCGTGGCCAAAGAAGGGCCTAGAGGGCATGGGTCTTTGTCTTGGTGTGGTCTTGGTCACAGCACTCTGGCTGGATCATTCATTAGGTGTAACCACGGCATTTCTCCTCAATTGCAGTTGAGTGAAAGTAGGTGGAAGGTCTGCTTTTCCACCCTGTGTTCCACTGGATCATTACAGGGTATGCGGTCCCCAGCTGCTTGCCAAGCTTGGGAATCCAGAGAAGGGCAGGTTGGGCAGTGGAGTGGGCAGGTGAGAAGCAGGCTCCATGCCGGTATGCAACCCCAGGGGGATCCAGGCCCAACCCATCTCTGAAAGCAGgatcacagcagaggaaacccAGCCAGGCTGACATCAGATTCCACACCTGAGCCTCTGAGAGCTCAGGTTCCTATGGGCATGCCAGGCTAGCTGCAGGATTTATGCTTTACGTGTCCATGTTCCCCTCTCCTAGAAAACTTGTTTCTGAAATTAGGCATTACATGGTTCTAGGACCCAGCCTTCAAAATTCCCGGCAGGCTAGCTTCAACATTCCATAGCCAACCTTGCCTGAGCCAGACTTGGGTCCCactccctcagtttcttcaaggGGTACTTTCTATCTTGCATGCTGTTCagtccagcccagtggccaagtgagGAACATGGGAGTTGGGACTGGCTGCCACAAAGTCAGAAAGGGAAACTAGAGCTGTTGCTTCCCTATGGCTACATCTGTAGTTCCTGGGCATCCTTGCTGTTGCAGTGAGGCCTGGTACCCATTCCAGCTCCTGGTAGAGGGGTTATTTTCCTTCCTGAAGATGCAACAGCTTTGCAGATAAGTACCAGCCCATGGGAGTCAAATGGGTGAAATCATCTTGGGCCTGACCCCAACAAGACCAGCATCTCCAGGCTCCAGCCTTCCTCCTCATGCCTGAGTGTCAAGGAAAGAGTGGGACTGCCCAGAGACCACCTTCTTGGGTCAGCCAGATTGTCTGGATCTATGGTGGGACTCAAGCTCCTCCTTACCCATGTGGAGGTAAGGCCAGGCCTCTAGCAACTTGGAGTTGTCTGTAATGACCTTTAAAGGCCCAAGGGCCTGTCCCCATCTCCTGACTAAAAGGCATCTGCATCCCTGTTTCATATCACATGACAGAGAAACCTGTTCTCGTGGCATGTAACATCCCTGTGAGAGAGCGTTGtatatgattttgtattttttaattccttttaatctACAGGTTggaatctaatttttaaattttattggaactcacattttaaaaagaaaaacaaaataataataataataataaacctttGACTGGTGTCTTCCAAGTAGTTTGATCAAAGAACTTATAGGTGTTTTCAAAACACAGCCTGGAGTGTAAAGATTGGAAAGCCCCATGGCCTCGCTTGTGTGTACGAAGTGTaaatctggttttgttttgttgttttggattcttttgggtttttgtttcgttttgttttgaaGATCAGATAGTGATCACTCTGAAAGATTGAAGCCAAGAATTTGTAACTATGATATTTACTGTAAGCTGTAGAACATtcaataactattaaaaaaaaagtttccaaaaaaaaaagtccagggtGACCAGACTGGTGGTTCTTGGGGCAGGGAGACACAGACCACCTCCTGGGCCAGTGAGTCCCCTGGGCTTCTTCCCAAGTTGATCCTAAACTTGTGTGATACTTGATCCTAAGGTGTGTGACACAGGCGCACAGGGAGGCCATGAATGATGAAGGCTGATGTCTACCAAGTGCCCCATGTGGCCGGCGCGCTGCTTTATGCTGGGTAACTCATAAACCTCACAGCACAATGGGAGGTGAGCCCTGTTGTTAGCCCCGTCCTCGAGACGGGGCAGCTAAGAAGGGTAAGTACCTTGGCCAAGGTTACAGAGCTGGTGAGGGCAGAGTTGGAACTCACAATTGGTCTGGCTCCAAAACTGAGGTACCGAGTCCCACATTCTCCTGCCCACCCTGGAGGAGGCAATCCCCGAGCTTTCCCAAAGGGTAAATTTGTCAGGTGGGGAACCAAGGGAAGAGCTTGGTGGTTTGAACAACAGTCGAGGGAGGTCATGTGGTCTCCATCCAGTTGGTCATCAAGTGCTGTCAGTTTTACATCCTAAATATCTGTCTCCCCTCTGGGCAAAGCCACTGCCCTAGTCCAGGCCTGAAGTTCTGTCTGGTCATTGTGGGTACCATTCCCTCCCACCGCCTGGTCCCTACAGTCCATGCTCTCCCAGCCTCCAAGTATTCAATCTCCTCcactggagagaaaactgaggcccaccTCAGTGACCCGGCTCACCTAGAGCTGTAATTAAAACCCAGGACTCCTAACTCCCCAGCCCTTTTCACCACACTGCACCCTGTGCCCCCCTAGCACCCTCCTCAGTTCTCCCTGCCGTCCTCACCTAACATGGATCTCGTTCTGTGGTGCAGTGGGAAGCTGTCAGGTGTGGGAGGGGAAGGCACCTCTGGCCACAGGGACTGCTGGGCTGTGTCACAGCAGTGTCTTCAGGACAGGAAAGGGATTTTCCCCAGGACTCAGCTCCAGGTCACAGTGGCAGGGCAAAGGAccaggagcaggcagggaggcaACAGACCTGAGCCCCAGCACCCACCATTCTggcctgtgggggaggggctgtgggtggAGTGAGGAGAGGTCAAGCTCAGAATTCTCCTCGGGTGTCAGCCCAGGGCCCCACCCTGTCTTCCAGCTCCCACCCCTGCCAGCAGCTGGGCCCACCCTGAACTCACGAGCTGACAAGACTGCCAGCATTTAGAGCGGGCAAGCCTGGGACAAGCCACGGAAGCTTCTAGGTGAAGGTGGGGGCCTTGAAAGCCAAGGGCATCAGACGCACCCCTGCATGATCCCTCAGCTCCTCATCCCACACTTTTGGGAACTGGCCTCAACATCCCCAAGGGACAGGTGAAGCAACTGAGGCCAGAGCCTTACCTTTCTCTTACGTTCCAGCAAGCAGGAaatggggcaggagcagggaggaggggcagtaCTTAttaccccagggcccagcacggAGATGGGGGTGCCCCTTACCCAGCCTGGGAAGCCCAGACCCAGCCTCGGTCACCACCCTGGCTGGCATCTGTATGTGCCTCACCCCAGATGAGAGCATCTGGAGACCACAGTCCACCCTTCCCTGGGAAAGGAGGCCAGAATGGGAGGGACTCaggctcccaccccacccacctggGCACTGTCTCCTCATCCCGTTGTGTCATCCAAGTGGATGGCTGAGGACAGCCAAGTTTGAAAAGGCAAACTCTCAGATGCAACTGAACAGCCAGCAAATAGGGACACTAGTGCACCCTGGCAGCCCCAGGGAGGACATCCTTGGGTGCACTGGTGATGCCCCCTAGTCCCCTACAACAGACACCTTGTTCTAGACTTTGGCAACCTTTGGTGTTCCAGAAAACTCTTCCTAATGCCCAGCTTCTgtgtccttccttcccctctcctggaGCAGGTGAAGGTTTGTCTCCTGGGTCCTCAGAGGtaccctccctctcctgctcaccTGAGAAGCCACCGAGAGAGAAGCTTGTACCCTAGAAAGGTGACAGGCAGGGAGAGGTTGAATGTCAAGGCACGTCTGCTCAGCTTCCTCTCAGGGCAGGTGTTTTCTCTGCAGCTACTCGGCCAGGCCCTACCATGGCTTCTGTGAAGCTGGGCCTCCTGCTGTCCCATCATGACTGCCACCCTCTCCCAGCTGCAGCAAGCCTGGGACTCTCACAGGCTGTCGCTTTCCACACCTCCCCAGGTTCCATCAAGCgtcattttctggttcttcagCCTCTCCTTGGGCTTCTTTCCCATTCGTGTTTAAGTGTCTCCCGCCTCACCCCcattccatcttaaaaaaaataccaaacacaAACAGAACCTGGAATTAACTAAAAACTCTCTCTCCCTGGAGTGTAAGGCCCCACCAGCTGTCACCTGGCACAGTCTGGCTTCCACAGGGAGCTCAATCCTGGTCCTGCACCTCCCACGTCCCTGTGTCCACTAAGCAGGGGATGCTCCAGTTCTGACCCTGCAGCAATGCCTGGCTTTGTGACCCACACTGCTCCCCACACACTCGTCCTTCCGTGGCTTCCCGGACACTGTGCTGTCTTGGTTTCCTTCCCACCTCCTTGGCAGTGCCCCTGGAGTAGCCCAGGGGTCTGTCCTGAGCCCTGTCCCTGAAACATGTTCCCTCCAGTCCAGTCCTGGTGCAAAGGCCCACCTGAGTACTTCTAGATAGTCCCATAGCCCAGGTCTGTTTCTTGAGTGCTCCAGGCCTTCACATCAAGACACCTTAGGACATCCCATGGGGCTGTATCACGGGTACCCTCAGGACTGCTCCTCCTATTTACCCACCCTACTGGCCCAGCTGTCCCTAATCCCTTGACCCACATCCCATTACCAAACCCTAGTGGTTCTGTCCTAGGAATCTCTTGGGTCCCTGTTTCTCTCCACCACACCCATGTAGCCTAGCCTCCACCATCTTTTGCCTGGATGGCTGCATCAGCTTCCTTGTGGAACCTCTGCTCCCACAGCTCCTCCACTCCCCATACTGTGGCCAAGAGCAAGCTGACCAATCAtgcttttcccctccccaaatgcTTTAGAGGCTCCTTGGCATATGACATGGCTTCCGAGGGCCCATGTGGCTGCCTTCTGCTGCCTACCCTCTCCCCAGTCTCCACACCTCAGTCACCCTCTagttccagcttctccagctcctCATAGTTTGGTTGATGtctggcctttgcacatgctgttccctctgtggAGCACATTTCCCCTTCCCACCTTCTCCAGCCCCAAAATGTCTTACCTACCCCTTCCATCTTCCACTTCCtttagagctgtgctgtccaatacaggagccactagccacatggggCTATTGAGCCCTTGAAATATGCTAACTCATATTAAGATGTGCTTTAAGTGTAAAATGCACACCAGGCTTCATAGCAAAAAATGAATGGCTCATTCATAATTTTTACACTGATTttatgttgaaatgaaaatattttagatatgcTGGGTTAAAATTAAGTccacctgtttctcttttttaaatgtggctattagaaaattttaaattacgtGGCGCATACTCTATTTCCGTTGCACAGCACTGCCTCTAGGGGCCTCAGTGAGAACCAGATGAGGTACAGCCTCTTTCGGCCCCATTTCACTTGCTGCCCGGTGCTCACCTGCCCAAGAGCAGGTACTGCAAGGGGAGGGATGGCCCGTCCCACATATGGTGCCCGACACAGAGCTAAGACCTATTTGGCAAATGGAGAGATGACCTGGGAAGAGGCACAGGGAAAAGAAGCTCCTCATGACACCACTTTCCCACCTTTTATTATTCAACAACTGGATGGGGATAGAGACGCAAGGATAGGACAACAGCAAAGttccaataaataaaatggggatgGCAGTGGGGCCCGTGCCTGCACGGCCCCACATAAATAACCAGGTTGCTGAGTGGAGATGGGGGCTGGGCAGTTGCCTGCACTGCCCAGGCTGGGAGACAGACGCACCAACACCACAGGGACACAAAAACCACCGAGGCCAGAGGTGCCTCTCCAGCTCCATCACACACCCCTCTCCCCCAAGGCTcctcagatcctgggggtggctgggcaggctggggctctgtcccacagccctgcccaggtCAAGTCTGTTTTttcaatttcaataaaaacaGCAGGGTCGGGGGCAGGCACATGCATTAAGCCACTTCTGTAGACAGAGCCGTGGATAGGCAGCCCCATAGGGGCCTTGGAGGTGGAGGCCCTGGAAGCAGCAAAAATGAGCCAGATAAAGCTACTAATGGGAGTGGTGGCAAGGAGGCAAGCCCTCCCCACACACAACCCAGCCCAGAGACTGCAAGGGACCCAAGGAGCCCTGGCACTGAGATGTCGTTCTCTCCCCACTTCACAGAAAAATTGGGACCCAGTGATAACCAGGGACttgcccaggattagaacccaggaaCTCAGCCTCCCAGCCCATGGCTTTTTGTTGCCCCTTCCCTGTACAGGACCTgctggaagaggagggggaggtaCATGTGCTCTAGGGCCCTGTACAGAGGCAGGGGACCACTAATTACCAAGGCTTGGGGCCAGGCGGGCCAGGCAGGGTGCCCCTCCCCATCGCTAAGGCCTAGCCCCCTGGTGGTACAGAGGATACCGTGAGCTCCTAGGATCTGGCTAGGGCAGGGTACAGGGTCAGGGGCATCCTGCAGGGAAGGAACTGGGTGGCAGGGAAAGGGGACGGGCTCTCAACCTGCTCCTGCACACAGCACTCACTGGCCGGCCTGCCTCCTCACTGGGGCGGAcattcccacctccaggccttggCCTTTGCTGTTTCGTCGGCTGGGCCATAGCTGCTTGATCCTAACAGGCCCAGCTGCAGCtctacctcctccaggaagccttcggaacctcccagggcagggctgcagtGTCCTCAGATGAGACAGCCCCTCAGATGACCAGGTTGCTCTCACTTAGCCGGACCACATAGCGGTTCTCCTGGGGGACAGGGGTGAGGGGTTGGAGCTGAGTCGGGGCTTCTGGGCTCCAAGAAAGTGGCCCAGGGACCCCTGAACCTCTACCTCTGCCCCATACAGTGAGGGTTGGCCCAGGTACGAACAGACACCTTCCCCTTCTGGGCCTCACCTCAGCCTTGTTCTCTGCTGGGGACTTCAGCCACTTAGTGTGGCTTCCACCACTTCCCAGCAATGCTCGCTGCTCAGTGGGGAGGCCAGGCTGCGGGGAGTTGGGGAGATCACCCCCTGATGGCCCAGCCTCCGTGATGGTCTTCACCTCAGAGGCTGCTGAACTTGTCCGCTGCTCAGGAATTCGGGCCACACGGAACCTGGGAGAAGAGGTGGTGCAATCAACCCCCCATTAGAGGGGGAACCCCAGGAGTAGAGAAGACAGCACCTGCCAGGATCACTCAGCAAGTTCATGGATCAGAGCCTGAGCCCTTCCCACACCCTCCCACCCACAGATGAGCCCCCAACACCCCCCAATCCTAGGTTGCAAGTGGACAGGCCTTTGGCCTGAGGAGCCCCAGGTATGATGGGGGCCAGGACCCTGCCCGGGGGGCCCAGGCTTAAGTGCAACACAGCATAGCTGGGAAGACCTGACTTCTCCCTGGCCACTCCCACAGAGGCTGGAAAGGGTGGGGTCATCACTGAACAGGGTGTTCAGGGCTCACCCGAGGGCCTTGCCTTCCCCTGGCTGTCATGTCTCTCCCTGACCCTGCTGTGTCTCTGCCCACCTCACCTGCCCACAGACAAGATGGTGATCTCGCCCTGGCGTCCTGCCTTGGCCCCAGCCTTGGGGGTCCTGGCTGGGTTGGGCAGGAGTTTGGGAGTGGGAGTGGTGGCAGCTGCGGCCTCAGGGGACAGGAGCACCTCAGGCCACTTCTTCTGGCTACAACGGGAGCAGCAGGGGCCAGAGATTGAGGCCAGGCCCTGCACGGTGTGGAGGTGGTGGCGATGCGGGCAGATGTGCGGCATGTTGGGGCGGCCCGGTGGCAGCCTGCAAAGGGGACAGGTGGGAGTGGTCACTAGggcaggccaggcccagggccaagAGACCCCAGGAGGTGGTGAAGGGGAATCCGGGTGATGGGAGAGGAAACATACCCAAGTGGTGAGTCCCACTGGGAGGCAAGCTGATTACCCATGGTTTAGGGCCCTCCTTGTCCACCTGCCCACTCACCTGGGCACAGGCCTGTGGCTGGTCTGCACCAGCTGTTTGTTGTGATACTCCTTCAGGAGCTCCTCCAGGGCCGCCGCGTTCTCTGTGGGCAGCTGTAGTCAGAACCCGGCCCTGGGCCGTGAGGGGCACCGCCCCGACACCCCGCCCAGCACAAATCCCCCTACCTACCCaccatcccctccccagcctggccatGTGCCTTTTCCTCCACCCCTCATCAGGCAAGAACAGGGGgaaagggcagcagcagcagccacactGGTCAGAGAGGGCCAGGCTGGCCAGCGGTGTCCCAGCAGGAGGGGCAGAGCAGGGCGGGACTCTGACCCCTGCAGCTGCCTCACAGGTTCTGGGAGATCCTCCTCTCCTGGGAACAGGGATGGGGTCAGACCTTCCCCTCACCTTTCTTCTCTGTGATCAGGCGCACCAGGACCCCGATGGTGTCCTCATTAGCGTCCTCAGCCCGGTAGGCAGGGTTGATCCCTGGCGAAGAGAAAAGGACCATGATCCTGGGAAAGTGGGGGAGCTACACTCTTGAGCTACCCCAGGATATGGCGGCAGAGGGCGCCTCAGGCTTTCCTAAGAGTTGGGCTACAAGTCTCAGTGTTTATGCACCTGCGACACTCCAGGCCTCAGCTCTGATTCTGAGAAGCCCAGTGTCACCCTCACTACTCAGTGTCACTGCTCCCTCAGGAAACCAACAACCCCAGGTCCTAGCAGTTTCAGGGCCACCTGAACTCCAGTCCCTGCAGAGTGAATGTGTGGGATGGGGGTCAGCCTCTTCTGGGGCCTGCCCCCTCCACTCCTCAGCCTCAGGGATCCATGGGCTGCCTCTGCCCAGAACCCCCAACAACTCCAGCAAATTCTGCCATTCCAGGCTTATCACCTCCCTGCACACCGCCCTGTCTATGTAACTAACTGAGGGCCCTTGGTCAGCTTAGGGCCCAGACCTGAAGGGCTTGAGAATGGGCCGTGTGATGATCAGTGCTGGGCCGGCAGCAAACAGCTCCTAGGACTTGTGCCCAGGCAGCAGCCAGCAGGTAAAGGAAGTCCTAGGCTAAGAAGACAAGTGTGACCTGAGGTGAAATGGCCTAAGCTGCCACTTTCCTGCCTGCCCAAAGCTGTCCCCTTCCTGCCCGTCCAGACTGCAGTGTCAGGAGTTGGGAAGGGCtctggccagccccaggcagctgGGACGCTGGCAAGGGAGGCGCCATTTCCATCTTGACTTGGCCACAGGCTCTGTGAGCAGTGTGTGAGCATGTGGGGCGCCTGCCCTCCTGGCCTTAGGGGCACAGTGTgagggggagaagaaaggggCTCAGGGCCCTAGGGTAGGGGTGGGAGGAACCTGTCTCTCCCTCTGGTTCCAGGACTCGTAACTCAAACCACAGCCTGGAGCCGAAACCTGAGCCTCTTGTGGTGCCTGCCCAGAACAGCTGCCCTGCCAGCCCTTCAggccagaggtcagaggtcaccTTGAGTACTGAGAAGGCAGTCCAACCCTTGAACCACACACCAAGCTTAGCCCCTGAGGGGTCTGAACTGTGGGTGGGAATCCTGCTGAAGCCACTTGACCCCTGCTCTGCCCCCGTCGCCACCTTGGgccacctctcccttccttccactttgTCAGTCTGCAGTGTCTCCTCTGCAGCCCACGTGTAGCACCTCCAGGAAGACCTCCTGATTAGTCCTCTGCAGGCCTTTCCCTGTCAGACCCTTCAGGCCAAGTTGGTTCCCTCAGGCAGCCcccaggctgagctgggctgggcagccCGTGCCTTCTGGCCTCCCCACCCAGACCCAGGCCTCACCGCTGCCTCCACCTCCAGAGCCAGGCCCGACCTCCTTGTGGGCTGTGCAGTGGTAGCCCTTCCGCTTGAGCAGGTTACACACCAGGATGCCCAGCAGCCCCATGAGACAGAAGACAGGTACGATGGCAATAACCGCGTACTGGGCAGCCGTCTCCTCAGGGCTGCCTGCGCGTGTGCTGTTGTCTGGCTGCCGCCTCTCCCCAGTGCCGCCAGCCCCTGCTGCCATCTCCACGCCACGTCGGGCCCGCTGCCTCCGCTCTGAGCACCACGGAGGATGGAAGCATGGaggaaagacagaggcagaaagaccCAGGGCCCGAGTCAgggcgggggtgtgtgtgtgtgtgtagggggtacTGACATGGCCAGAGCTGCCCACTCCCCACCATGTTGGGGAAGCAAAAGCCAGCGCCTCCTCCTGTGTGGCCATCTGGTCAGTCAGCCTGAGCAAGACATCCTCAGATCTCGGTCCTCAGACCTCAGGACTCTCAGCCCTTGTCCACCCCGCCTGCTGGGTCAGAGGGGTGAACAGATGGCACCTGTGCACGTGCCTGGGCACGGGGACACTGGGTCCTGCCTCCCCAGGACCTGGTCCCGGGGGTAGTTCCCTCAGAAGGTGACTGACTCTACAGGTGAGAGGAGCGTGTGTGTGAATGTGCGAGCGTGTGCTCACACTCATCTGATGGGTCTCTTAGAGGGGGTGAGGACAGGAGACTGGTCAGGATGTGAGGCTCCCAGGCCCCCAGCTGTGGCTGCCACTGCTGGATGGTCTCTGCCACTCAGAAGTGAGATGGGCAGACACAGCCAGAGGAGCAACTGACCACATCCTGCTGGACACACTCTGGCTGCATGCCCCCGCCCCGGGCTGAGGGAATGAGGACCCCACTCTCCTGGATGGACACTGCAGGGGCCCCTGGGCTCAAGCTTGCCAGAGCCCCTCCCACACACCCCCCAACCAGTCCTAGCCCCATCTGCCACTCACCATGACAGCTGTGAGTACCCAGGGGTGTCCAAGAGCACGGCTGACAGGGAACGCGGGGCGCCTCTGAGGGGGCGAACCACCTACAGGGAGGGAAGACGTCATGAGGCCCCAAAACTATCCTTAAGGGAGGCTGGACTCCTTCCTACCGGGCACCCTCACTGGTCCTGACCCATTCCATTTCgcagatgggaagactgaggcccatCTCAGGGGTCATCTGAGGGGTGGGTGAGGCTTGGACCCCAGGATCCAAAGTCCTGGTCACCCTGCCATGAGCCCCCATGCCCCACCCCGTGGCTCACCCAGGCTGGCAGTCTCCACATAGTGTGTCTCGAGTCGCCGTGcctgcctgggcctccagcctccCTCGAGGGCTGCAGTGGGAGTGGGGCTGGCATGGGCTAGAGCCCCACGAGGCTGAGAAGGTGCCCAGGGGACAGGACCTGCATAGTGTGCCCTGCTCCAGGTCCTGTGGGAGGGAAGGGGTGAGAACAAAGCCAGCAGCCAGGCCTGAGGCCCCTGGGAAGCCAGGCCTGGGGACTCCACCCCGGGCCCTCAACAGTCTTCCCAGGGCAGGGCAGACGGGCAAGCCAAGCTCACCAGGTTGGGCTCCTCCCCGGGCGGGCACTGCCAAGGGGTCACTGATGTTGGAGTGGCCAGaggccagggcagcagctgaAAGAACAGCAGGCAGGACACACTGAGAGAGCAGAAAGCACTGGACGTGGCATCTTTGAGGCCATCTATCCACCACCAACTTTGTGATGCCCCATGGGCGGGGACTGCTGACTGCACAGAGCCACCCCCAGGCTTCAGGGAGACTCTCTAAGCTCTATCCCTCATGCTGCAAGGAGAACCTGCCTGTCCCAGACCTGCTGCACCACCACTGCCTAGGTAGGGAGAGACCACATCTACTTCTAGAAAATGCTGGAAAGCCCCAGACAGGCCAGATCAGGATCTCAAGCCCTTAGGTCTCTGAGTCACACCCCTTCTAGCTAACCAGGATGGTGAGGAGGAAATGCTTCCGAATTCCTCTCTCAAGTTCCGCCCCCCTTCCTGCTGCCTTGGCCCCCACCACAGCTGGGCATGCCAGTAACCAGCCTCGGTTCATCATCCCTGGGGCCACGTCTGCAGCTGGTGCTTCCTATTCTGGGCCCTCAGCTGAGTCTCTGGGACCACATCCTCCTCCGTGACCCCCCCTTGACACAAGGCCAGCCTCCTCACACCCCTCACACTCACACAGGGCATGACACATCCCAAGGGAAGCATCTTCTCAATTCATGTCCCACAGCCTGTTCCACCGGGAGCTCCCTCTGCTTCCCATTCCAGGTACAGTTGCCTGCCCATAATCTCTCCTGCTGTGGGGAGACCCCTCCGCCCACACCCTGGTCCTCTGATTTGGCTCCTTCTTGGGGATAGCAGGCAGAGTAGAGCCAGCTGCCCTGGAGGGCAGACGAAATGTCACACAGGAGGCTAGGGACCTCTTTAGGCCCTGGACCTGGCTCCCAGCACCTGCCAAGGGCTGAGAGGCCTCCCGCACCAggagaggcagaggccaggaggtGCTTCCTGGGGTCAGACGGCCTGGGTTCTTCAAAAGAAGAGCTAAGTGACCAACCCCAGCACCCTGTCCTGGCCTGGAGTTCCTGAGCAACATCTGCACTCCACCCCTCAAGGGCTGGGGTGCAGGGCTCAGGACTCGGCTCTTCTGGCTTCCCCACCATCCCATCCCCAACTCACCACCAGGAGGCAGGACAGCGGCCAGTGCAGCGGGCTCAGCTTCATCCTCAGGCCCCGGGGGGTCCCCAGCCTGGGGCAGATGGAGGGCAGGCTCAGCGGGTAGCGGGAACAGGCAGGCACTGCTGCCTGCCCAGCACTGCTTCCAGGACAGGACGGGACAGGGAATTCACAGGTGTTGCTGGACAGAGTGTGGGGCGGCCTGGCCTAccctcactgcccccaccccaacagCCTGCAAGGGGGTGTCCTGTCTGGGACCAGCCTTCCAGGGCAGCACAAGCTGGATTGGGGCAGAGGGCCCTGCCAGGCTTGGGGGCCTTCCTGGAGGACAAAaggcttccttttccttccagaaacaGCAAAGTGCCCTGGGGCgtgggcaggggaggctgggaggcagaaAATC
This region includes:
- the RELT gene encoding tumor necrosis factor receptor superfamily member 19L yields the protein MKLSPLHWPLSCLLVLLPWPLATPTSVTPWQCPPGEEPNLDLEQGTLCRSCPLGTFSASWGSSPCQPHSHCSPRGRLEAQAGTATRDTLCGDCQPGWFAPSEAPRVPCQPCSWTPLGTHSCHERRQRARRGVEMAAGAGGTGERRQPDNSTRAGSPEETAAQYAVIAIVPVFCLMGLLGILVCNLLKRKGYHCTAHKEVGPGSGGGGSGINPAYRAEDANEDTIGVLVRLITEKKENAAALEELLKEYHNKQLVQTSHRPVPRLPPGRPNMPHICPHRHHLHTVQGLASISGPCCSRCSQKKWPEVLLSPEAAAATTPTPKLLPNPARTPKAGAKAGRQGEITILSVGRFRVARIPEQRTSSAASEVKTITEAGPSGGDLPNSPQPGLPTEQRALLGSGGSHTKWLKSPAENKAEENRYVVRLSESNLVI